The genomic region GTGATAGATCCCGAGGGAAAAAACactgtatgtttattttagGAGATTGTGTtcatttgtaatattgtttcaatgCCAATTTGTGTAATAATTTGATGTGTTTACTGAAGCAGAAGTATGCTAAAAAAAATGTGTGGCGTTTGAAAGTAACGTTTTCCCACCTTTTCAGAAGTCAAGTACGTGGCCCCTTACCGTGCACGTGAACCGGGGGAACGCGTTACGTTACGTTCTTCTAAATCCAGCCGTCGCTCGGCGTCGTCGAAAAATCTCACGGAAGGTAAAGTAGTTTAAAAttttgactatatatatatagatgttatgactatatatatatagatgttatgactatatatatatagatgttatgactatatatatatagatgttatgactatatatatatagatgttatgactatatatatatagatgttatgactatatatacatagatgttatgactatatatatatagatgttatgactatatatatatagatgttatgaaaaaaaaatcacgttAGTGGTATAAAACACGTCACGGAACctgtatattttcaatattttatgtatgGAATTGTTTAAGTGACATTACATTTTCACATTCGGATGCCAAAACACATGCTATATAAGTTTGTTATGTTACAAAGACTAGTTTAACCCttaagctgctgatggcgatttaaaaggctttgcaaacagcttggaaccagaccagacgccgactcggcgcctggtcaggttccaagctgtttgccactcagtcaatatatccccaaagtttattgaaagaaattaagaataaaccagacgaaatttttgagcagacgataatttacccagcatgcaaagggttaatgTTGCAGCTAGTGTTGTTCTGATGATCGATCATAACAAAATCACAGCCGACTGGTCGATCGATTAACGAATATAATCGATCATCAGAACAAAAGACATTACAAATTGCTCCGATTCTCAAAACTAGTTGCAGCCAATGATCGCTTCGTTTTGATGACATAAAATAGAggaattttattaatataacgtGCCTTTTGGAACGACCCCTCTCAATGTTGGTGTTTGCCTTCAGATATTGGTTACTGTAGCCCTAGAAGTTCACCAAAGACGCCGAAGAAATTGCGAGCAGTTTCCGCTGTAAGTGTTAGCgtcttttttattcattaatttaaatgttgaaatcaTGAAACACCAACTGACAAATCTAGTGTCCTTGTAATACcacagtatacatgtatggttTGCATATAATAATGATCAATGTCTGCGAGCTTCTGACAATGCTAGATACAAAACACCAGTAACTTGAAGatgattgtaataattattctgAGTGTTATTTCCATCTTTTTCAGCCAAAGTACAGAACATTCAATGGACCAGATGGAGGTATATAGTCTTAACAAAACTTGTATCTTAAAGTAGTGGGAtatattatcattgttattattattattattattattattattattattattattattattattattgttattgttattattattattttattattattattattattattattattattattattattattattattattattattattactgttgttgttgttgttgttattattatcattattgtatcttacctattaaaatctaaattacTTACTAGTATTAAAGGTATGAACCAAAGAtgagaattttaaaattttatggGGCGGGGGGGTAACAAAATCCACAATAGACAAAAACGGCTTTACAAACTCGGTAAGCATGCTCTACCTATGTTAACAAAcgttttgtgtttcagatgAGTTTGAGACCGGACCCCCTACCCTGGCCCAGACGTACGAGATAGGGCGGAAGATCGGAGAGGGAAACTTCTCCATAGTCAAGGAGTGCATACACAAGTAAGGCCATGTAATATCGATCGGGTCATTGGAATTGTTTAAGTCTCTTAGACATACACCAGTTATgcattaatattgtttttctttacaaCAATATGTTTCAGGCAAGAACTGAAATTCATTTTGGATGTCTTCGTATCTCAGAATTGTGAAAAACTGTTAAACACAGTAATTAATGATGAAATAACTTGCAAATGTATAAACGTAACATGCCTCCTCTTTCTTTCAGACGAACAAAGAAAAGATAcgcattaaaaataattgaaaaagaaaaatgccGAGGAAAGGTTAGTAATCTAGGACTCATTTACTAAGTCatagttttaagtaaaaaaataaacatatttgttttagacatattttcttgaaaatgtaAGTCATCAATGAATTTTGCCTTAATTTGTCATATCTTACTAACTTCGATTGTGCGCATGCATGTTCCAGGAGCAGATGATCCAGAACGAGGTTGCCATCCTGAAGCGCGTGAAGCATCCGAACATTGTGGAACTTGTGGAGGATTTCCACTCCCATACAGAACTCTTCCTCGTCATGGAATTAGTCAAGGTACCTAACATTTGGCAAGCATAAAGACattactttaataataattttaatcaaacaagTGTTCAGCGTTCTGGAGTGAAGACATTGGATTTCTGCATTTTCGGTTACACATGGGTGCTGCCAATGACTTTTCATCCATGTGCTGAATAAAACGGACCAAAGACAACATAGAATAGGTCCAAACGTTCTGGTGACTACATTTATTACAAGTAGCTGCTgacctttattatttgactaaaaCAAGTTCCTCTTATACAGGGCATTTAGTAAACTACATTAACAGTTACGTTTGTTATTTCTAGGGCGGTGACTTGTTTGATGCTATTTCAATGGCAACCAAGTATACAGAGAAAGACGCATGCGCAATGATGTTTAATCTTGCAAGTGCGCTAGAATATCTCCATAGCAACGACATTGTCCACAGAGACCTTAAACCAGAAAATCTCTTGGTAATTATACAACATTTTCGTttgacaaacaataacaaaattattcagtttttttATTCCCAATATTCTCATCACAAGCACAGAAGCAAGAATGTTCCAATAAAACGTTGAAGACCGAAACGGATAATGCTCACGGAATGTTCCCATTCGTATTTGCATGAGCGTGCGGTGACATAACACGCGATGAAcgtatgaaagaaaatgtttcctTTCGCAGGTTTGCGACCACGGGGACGGCACAAAGTCCCTGAAGCTGGGTGACTTTGGCTTAGCCACGTCTTGCAATGATCCACTGTTCGTTGTGTGTGGTACTCCCACATATGTGGCACCGGAAATACTGAAGGAGACTGGATATGGACGTGAGATTGACGTCTGGGCGGCAGGAGTTATCATGTACATCCTTCTATGTGGGTTCCCGCCATTTGCAAGGTGGGGAAGCGCtgtattaaattcaaaatacattgtatttttaatcaaGGACATTTAAAAGTCATCGACTATATTTCTCACTTAAGCAATCCTGCACTAGTTTTGATGTCTTTGGTTTTGTTTCAGTGCCAAGAATGACCaggaggaactatttgacgccATCATAGAAAAGGAGGTTGATTTTCCCGCCAATTACTGGGACGGAGTGTCCAAGGATGCAAAGGTATGCCGCATTAAAGAGTCACCGTAATTATAATGTAACATATATCCTATACATACGTTTCTGGTACACTCCTTGTGTTGTAGAATTTATGGCGTTTGTTTGATATTCCAGGATCTCATAAAAGGCATGCTGAGGAAGAACCCGGATGAAAGGCTGACGGCCAGACAAGTTACAGAACACGACTGGGTGACGGTCAGTAGTGCcgttttctgctattaactATTTTCCCCGTTATTTTACTATGTTCGTTTGAGGTTATACGAATAAGGCAACGGTGATTGGTATACATTTCGGCCTCTCACCgaagaggtcgtgggttcgagcctaACCTGCTCTGGGCAGACTCAGTCGAAAGGGACAATGAGTGGGTTTCTACCAATGACATGGTTCTTTGTGCAATACTAGTTTTGTTCGAATCGAGCTATAATAAAAGACAACGTGTTGTCGCATAAATATACCTTTAGTCTTGGTGTTATCTTCGTCGACTGCGGTTGTAGCCATGtaaatacagtcgaacaccgttAACTCAAACTCGCTTTGCTCGAATTCCTCCTTGTTGGTttgaacttgatgtaaaggaccgattacAATtaactgaaggtaaacattcccgctttgctcaaatttttcgaggctcgaggtattttcgccgctCCCTGGtagttcgagtcaacgaggttcgactgtagaGAATACAAGAGCTTTACCAAGAAATAACTATGAAatacagaaaattaaaaatgtcataaaatatgAGTCCTTTCGATTGTTTTTCGACAATCTAAAAGATGCTATAGTCCATAGTTGTGTCATTGTAGATCGTTGTTAAAAGTGACCACTTGCGTAAACCTGAAAAAAGGAGAAATGCATACTTTTACGGCACAAGCCACACACTCATAGGTCAAATGACACGAAAGAAAATAGCAGGTCATTTCCTTCATGCGAAGAAGCGGGGCACAATGTCAGTCCGTCGATGGGTCGGTCGACCTCAAACACAAAAACCTTGTCCGATCAGTACAAAGAGGACGCTTTGACCTACGGTCCTATAACTTGGTTGAGGGTTGATCATGACAACTGTAACTTCTATAACGACATTTATAACTGTTCTTTAACCATACCTACTATCCTTAAGGAAGGGGTGTTCGTCATCACCTTCAATTACCCCTCAATTGCTGCCATACAGGGggcatacatgttttacaaacgttttttttattaattggttgGACATTCGTCGGAATCTACGTGCGGTTTCACTTTGCTGCGTTATGTTTTACGAACGTGCATTAAcagtaatgtttatatttactaCATGAGTAGTTCAGTCcgtttgttgaaatatataaataattaaatgaaagtaCAATCGTGTCGTAGCGGTATTTCATGTTGGTAATATCTTCTGTATTATCTTTAAAGTCTGAGAAGGCATCTGAAAGGGACATCCACGACTCCATAGCAACGGAGATCAAATCTCACTTCAAGCGGAAACCGAAACCTTCAATGAGTTCCGCAGGTATCCGATTGGTTGCCACCACCGCCCTCGACAAGCAGTCGCGCTTCTTTGAGGGCCGGAAGCAGGCCAAACTCTCACTTCCGGCGAAGAAGGCGGACGTCAGCAATGGTCAACAGGAGGAGGTGTTTTGATTGATGACGGATTTTCACCAAGTTGCAATATAAACGATGCATTTAGAAGTattataaagaatataatttgtgtatgtttttgtcgttagaaaaaaatattaaataattttataatcattaaacATGAACTGTTTAGCTGTTAGCTGTATGTGAGTAACAgtcattatatttgatattgttgtgaCGTATGCTTTTGAAGAGTATATCATAATTGCATAAAACTTTGTGATGTAGGAGTTCAGTATACTATTGTGCgaaataaaagaataatttaCAACTTCTTTTCCTTGCTCTTTAGTTTTCCGGCACTTTTTTGAAAAACCAGATAACCCGCAACATCTGCGAAATTAAAAACACATAGGTTGCAGTAACTGATATGACTTAAACGGATGACATacttatatacatgatatagtatgtacatgttattgtgtaATGTTTTAACCATAACTGACTGATACAGCCTCATTACAGATGGTATAGGGTCATACAATGTGGTGATTGGTCTAGAGTATTTGGCGTCCGCCATTCACCAACGACGTTTAACATGGATAGGATCATACAAGGTGGGAATTGGTCTAGAATAATTGGCGTCAGCCATTCACCCACGACGTTTATCATGGATATGATCATACAAGGTGGGGATTGGTCAAGAGAAATGGGCGTCCACCACTCAGCCACGACGGTCAACGTCGATAGGTTCATACAAGGTGGGGTTTGGTCTAGAGTAATTTGCGTCCGCCATTTACCCACGACGTTTGACACAGATATGATCATACAAGGTTGTGATTGGTCTAGAGTTATTGGCGTCCGCCACTCACCCGCGACGTTTGACACAGATATGATCATACAAGGTTGTGATTGGTCTAGAGTTATTGGCCTCCGTCATTCACCAACGACGTTTGACATGGATAGGATCATACAAGGTTGTGATTGGTCTAGAGTTATTGGCGTCCGCCATCCACCAACGCCGTTTAACATGGATAGGATCATACAAGGTGGGAATCGGTCTAGAATAATTGGCGTCCGCCACTCACCCACGACTTTCAACATGGATAGGATCATACAAGGTGGGGATTGGTCAAGAGAAATGGGCGTCCACCACTCAGCCACGACGGTCAACGTCGATAGGATCACACAAGGTGGGGATTGGTCTAGAGTAATTTGCGTCCGCCATTCACCAACGACGTTTAACATGGATAGGATCATACAAGGTGGGGTTTAGTCTAGAGTTATTGGCGTCCGGCATTCACCCACGACGTTTAACCAAGATAGGATCATACAAGGTGGGGATTGGTCTAGAGTAATTGGCGCCCGCCACTCACCCACGACGTTCAACGTAGATAGGATCATATAACGTGGGGATTGGTCTAGAGTAATTGGCGCCCGCTATTCACCCGTGACGTTCAACATAGATAGGATCATACAAGGTGGGGTTTGGTCTAGAGTAATTGGCGTCCGCCACTAAGCCCCGACGTTCAACACAAATAGGATCATAAAAGGTGGGGATCGGTCTTGAGTAATTGGCGTCCAACTTTCACCCACGACGTTCAACATGGATAGGATCATGCAAGGTGGGATTTGGTCTAGAGTAATTGGCGCCCCGCACTCACCCACGATGTTCAACATGGATAGGATCATACAAGGTGGGGTTTGGTCTAGAGTAATTGGCGCCCCGCACTCACCCACGATGTTCAACATGGATAGGATCATACAAGGTGGGATTTGGTCTAGAGTAATTGGCGCCCCGCACTCACCCACGATGTTCAACATGGATAGGATCATACAAGGTGGGGTTTGGTCTAGAGTAATTGGCGACGCACTAATCCACGACGTTCAACCAAGATAGGATCATACAAGGTGGGTATTGGTCTAGAGTAATTGGCACCCGCCACTCAGCCAAGACGTTCAACATGGATATAATCATACAAGGTGGGCATTGGTCTAGAGTTATTGGCGCCCGCCAATCACCCATGACGTACAACATGGATAGGATCATAAAAGGTGGGCATTGGTCTAGAGTAATTAGCGCCCGCCACTCACCCACGACGTACAACGTAGATAGGGTAATACAAGATGGGGATTGGTCTAGAGTAATTGGCGCCCGCCACTCACCCACGACGTACAACGTTGATAGGGTCATACAAGGTGGGGATTGGTCTAGAGTAATTGGCGTCCGCCACTCACCCACGACGTACAACATGGATAGGGTCATACAAGGTGGGGATTGGTCTAGAGTAATTGGCGCCCGCCACTCACCCACGACGTACAACGTTGATAGGGTCATACAAGGTGGGGATTGGTCTAGAGTAATTGGCGCCCGCCACTCATCCACGACGTACAACATTGATAGGGTCATACAAGGTGGGGATTGGTCTAGAGTAATTGGCGTCCGCCACTCACCCACGACGTACAACATGGATAGGGTCATACAAGGTGGGGATTGGTCTAGAGTAATTGGCGCCCGCCATTCACCCACGACGCACAACGTAGATAGGGTCATACAAGGTGGGGTTTGGTCTAGAGTAATTGGCCTCCGCCACTCACCCAATACGTTTAACCAAGAAAGGATCATACAAGGTGTGGATTGTTCTAGAGTAATTGGCGCCCCGCACTCACCCATGACGGTCAACGTCGATATGACCATAAAAGGTGGGGTTTGGTCTAGAGAAATTGGCCTCCGCAACTCACCACGACGTTTAACATAGATAGGATCATACAAGGTTGTGATTGGTCTAGAGTAATTGGCGCCCGCCAATCACCCACGTCGTTCAACATGGATAGAATCATACCATGTGGTGATTGTTTTAGAGTAATTGGCGCCCGCCACTCACCAACGACGTTTAACATAGATAGGATCATACAAGGTTGGGATTGGTCTAGAGTAATTGGCATCCACCACTCACCCACGACGTTCAACATAGATAGGATCATACAAGGTGTGGATTGTTCTAGAGTAATTGGCGCCCCGCACTCACCCACGACGTTCAACACAGATTGGACCATAAAAGGCGGGGATGGGTCTAGAGTAATTTTCCTCCGCCACTCACCCACGATGTTCAACATAGATAGGATCATACAAGGATGTGATTGTTCTAGGGTTATTGGCGCCCGCCACTCACCCACGACGTTTTACATGGATAGGATCACACAAGGTGGGGTTTGGTCTAGAGTTATTGGCCCCCGCCATTCACCCATGACGTTTAACGTAGATAGGATCACACAAGGTGGGGTTTGGtctaaatttatttgcatatttatatcACTATTTTCTAGATATTTACCCAAAGATTGGTTCATtcaaagacaacaaataaaaaggCTGTCAAAACGGTTaactgtgagaatgcagctttaaatcactGTTAGATGTTAAGTATTACCTAAATATAGACTTCCGCTTTTATCTTAGTAAACTGGCTGTTTTGTGTTAAACTATGTTTTCCCTCTTATGTGTACATATCATAAAGAGAACGATCTATTTAAACATACTCATATGTTTTTCTACATATAACTATGCTGAATTGCCTAGCATTCATACTGATTAACTCTAAAATATTAGTGAATTCATGTACCTTATCCTTCAAAGTAAGAAGTCTGTTGGTGTACTTTAGTGTTTTCATCTCATGTCTATATAGCATACAGTACGATCTATTCAAACATGTGTATATCTTTGTCTACATAGAATATTGCTTcgtatacatgtacttcttttttgtgtgaattttgacataaattttatcaaatgaacTGTGTTTCAATTTGTTATTTGTACAATGCGTTAAAGTTGAGTgaccaaaaacataaaaatcactCCCTTATATGGTACACTAAAATGTTATACTTTATCATGTGCTATCACATCGAACAACATTAACATAAATGACCATATATAATATGGCGTATATGTATAAACGTTTACAAtagtaaacaaaacacattagAGTCATTTTCCTGGATCAGAACCACGTATAGTTATTGCACTGAATATCTTCCATCAGGGAAGCTGAATATGATCCTGGACAGTAAGATTTCTGACCTGGTTCAGCGTGTCCAGGGGCACATAGCCGAGAACTGGATACAAGTCTCTACAGTACTTGTCAACTATGCGTAGATGCTCAATGGAAATGTGCTCTCTCCAAACGGCTGCTCTCGCTGGTGTGTAGTTGATGCTACTGTTTTTAACGTACCTTTCCATGTTATGTCCAAATCCTAAACCAAGAAATGAGAGTAAGTCTTCAAACGTTACTAAGGGTCTGTCTACAAGGTCTTCATAACGGAGCGAGTAAAATTTGTTTGGATACATAggatttaactttttaaatagGTGCAAGTTTTTTCTTAGACATGAGCACATATATTTGGTTCTAGTTTGAAAAACAGCGAAGCGTTTGACACCCATATCATTTTTACGGAGCTGAGAATCCATCATGGCACGCGGATCCCGCACCAGATGTATAATGTTCACGTTAACCATGTTGTTGATTGCTCGCAATAACATTTCTGTTGCTTTCATAGAAAGTCTGATGAATTTTGTCAAGCGAACGGTTGCATTTCTACACCGGCTTTCCAACAGTGGGAGACAGCTGAGAATCGTGTTTGGGTCGGTGAGACTCATAGGGTAGTTTCTGCTACCTTTAGGCTTGCGACGCGCTGGTAACTCTAGCGACATTGGATTCGTGAACGGTAATTGGTTATAGCTCGCATGGTTAGCCCTTCTCTTCTCTAACATCATTGAATTCGACCGTAGACAACGAAAATATGGCGCTACATCTTGGTATTCCGCTGACGATATACTTCTAAAGGCGTGTAATAGTGTGCCGTAGTCCAGGTTTCTATGATTGCAGGTGACCATGTGTTCAACTGCTTTTGCGGCAAGTTGGTATGCCACAGCTTTACCTCGCTGCAGTTGCCTTTAATCAACAAGTGAGATATGTTAGATtatatcatcatcatgatcatcatcatgatcatcatgatcatcatcatgatcatcatgatcatcatcatcatcatcatcatcatcatcatcatcatcatcatcatcatcatatcatcctaatcatgatcatcatcatgatcatcatcatcatcatcatgatcatcatcatcatcatcatcatcatcatcatcatcatcatcatcatcatcatcatcacatcaaTATTAACTTGCATACGGACgcatattgttaatgattaccCGATATGCTGGTGTCGAAAGTGTCCCTGTAGATGTTAGTGCTAGCGCTTTCGCTGACAGGTATATATGGAATGGTATTCTGGTAAAAATTGCATTATGCTTGATGACAATTGTATTATGCTTCATGACATTACCGTTCGGGTGATGAAACTTACAATATGCATTATGGCATGTCTAAATGCATGATGGCATTTGCATTCCGCATGCTGACATTCCAATTCCGTTTAGAGCTATTACAATTACAACATAACTAACTTCACTTTGTTTAAATGTCTGCGAACatcatttgataaatgcatCTTATGTTACAATCTATATAACTtcctattttaaaaaaaaataaagttcgAAATTTGACGAGGCCGAATAGAAATACAAGAACGCACAGTGCAACAATCACCAAGCATTATAGAACTATCCGAATGAAACAGTCCTAATTAGACGAGCCGAATGATGCAACCCAAATGAACTAACCATAATGCGGTTGCCAAGAAACAGGCATAACGAATTATGACAACAGGGGGCGCTGTATGCATACAATTTGTTTCCGTACATATTCGGAATGATCGTTCGTTTTTCCCCTTACATATTCGGAGTTTTACGAGGTATATACATTGCAGTTATTTCCTTTTGTTCTAAAAATGTCATAGCATTTAGTTGTTGTGATTTGTGTTtgctgtttatttatatttcggCTGAATATATTCAACGCTTATATGGGTCGCATTTTCTGCATCTACCGAAAGCATTGCATTCCAACCTACACCCATAACACTGTCATGAATGGATTAACAGTTAATCCCAGAAATTATGCCGATAACAGATGTTGCAAGGGGCAATCTGACTCactgtttgtgtctaaaatgttgattaatattattttgggtacatataatgagataaacaacacatatgaaGATATTAAATGCTTATGATATACAAGCACCCAAATTGTAAACACAAGCATGCATTGTTCAACAAAGGAAGGATATTAAGGAAGCTTTATACACATACCATCAGGTAACAAGCAATAAGCAGAATGATACGTTCAATGTTAACAGGCGGAATGGAGTGGCCATAGTGCGTTGACAACATAGTGCGTTGACATCATAGTCCGTTGACATCATAGTGCGTTTACAATATAGAGCGTTGGCACCACAGTGCGTTGACATCATAGTCCGTTGACAACATAGTGCGTTGACAACATAGTCCGTTGACATCATAGTGCGTTGACATCATAGTCCGTTGACAACATAGTGCGTTGACAACATAGTGCGTTGACATCATAGTGCGTTGACATCATAGTCCGTTGACAACATAGTGCGTTGACAACATAGTGCGTTGACATCATATTGCGTTGACAACATAGTGCGTTGACAACATAGTGCGTTGACATCATAGGCCGTTGACAACATAGTGCGTTGACATCATAGTGCGTTGACAACATAGTTCGTTGACATCAAAGTGCGTTGACATCATAGTCCGTTGACAACATAGTGCGTT from Mya arenaria isolate MELC-2E11 chromosome 3, ASM2691426v1 harbors:
- the LOC128226762 gene encoding serine/threonine-protein kinase DCLK1-like isoform X2 codes for the protein MSNMAGLETGWDEHFAYSMSRDDRSRASRLSSRNGRTSPTNSAHGNLLRHSILKLSDDKKAKKVRFYRNGDRFFKGMVYAVSPERFRTFESLLANLTDSPLGDKAVLPHGVRHVFSVDGSKKVTKLEELKEGESYVCASTDVFRRAEYDNTLTPAWNSTTGRKAKSRETLSGSQESQGLLFTSRDPNIDEHRDFIRPKLVTIIRNGSKPRKAVRVLLNRKTAHSFDQVLTDITEAIKLDTGAVKRIFTVDGRPVQSLADFFQDETIFVAYGPERYYDDDFDLDENEVKYVAPYRAREPGERVTLRSSKSSRRSASSKNLTEDIGYCSPRSSPKTPKKLRAVSAPKYRTFNGPDGDEFETGPPTLAQTYEIGRKIGEGNFSIVKECIHKRTKKRYALKIIEKEKCRGKEQMIQNEVAILKRVKHPNIVELVEDFHSHTELFLVMELVKGGDLFDAISMATKYTEKDACAMMFNLASALEYLHSNDIVHRDLKPENLLVCDHGDGTKSLKLGDFGLATSCNDPLFVVCGTPTYVAPEILKETGYGREIDVWAAGVIMYILLCGFPPFASAKNDQEELFDAIIEKEVDFPANYWDGVSKDAKDLIKGMLRKNPDERLTARQVTEHDWVTSEKASERDIHDSIATEIKSHFKRKPKPSMSSAGIRLVATTALDKQSRFFEGRKQAKLSLPAKKADVSNGQQEEVF
- the LOC128226762 gene encoding serine/threonine-protein kinase DCLK1-like isoform X1 is translated as MEALIQKRKLRIAEFAEYREIEDRRMSNMAGLETGWDEHFAYSMSRDDRSRASRLSSRNGRTSPTNSAHGNLLRHSILKLSDDKKAKKVRFYRNGDRFFKGMVYAVSPERFRTFESLLANLTDSPLGDKAVLPHGVRHVFSVDGSKKVTKLEELKEGESYVCASTDVFRRAEYDNTLTPAWNSTTGRKAKSRETLSGSQESQGLLFTSRDPNIDEHRDFIRPKLVTIIRNGSKPRKAVRVLLNRKTAHSFDQVLTDITEAIKLDTGAVKRIFTVDGRPVQSLADFFQDETIFVAYGPERYYDDDFDLDENEVKYVAPYRAREPGERVTLRSSKSSRRSASSKNLTEDIGYCSPRSSPKTPKKLRAVSAPKYRTFNGPDGDEFETGPPTLAQTYEIGRKIGEGNFSIVKECIHKRTKKRYALKIIEKEKCRGKEQMIQNEVAILKRVKHPNIVELVEDFHSHTELFLVMELVKGGDLFDAISMATKYTEKDACAMMFNLASALEYLHSNDIVHRDLKPENLLVCDHGDGTKSLKLGDFGLATSCNDPLFVVCGTPTYVAPEILKETGYGREIDVWAAGVIMYILLCGFPPFASAKNDQEELFDAIIEKEVDFPANYWDGVSKDAKDLIKGMLRKNPDERLTARQVTEHDWVTSEKASERDIHDSIATEIKSHFKRKPKPSMSSAGIRLVATTALDKQSRFFEGRKQAKLSLPAKKADVSNGQQEEVF
- the LOC128226193 gene encoding carbohydrate sulfotransferase 3-like, which translates into the protein MVHSGKGKTRKSSIYAGNDTSLPRNANANINFSFKVLTNPEILSQTADATFTSKVNGKVKVIIILAYMHTGSTYLGDVLHQLPGSFYEYEPLRSLQQASRYRDAITFMNGSRKQLQRGKAVAYQLAAKAVEHMVTCNHRNLDYGTLLHAFRSISSAEYQDVAPYFRCLRSNSMMLEKRRANHASYNQLPFTNPMSLELPARRKPKGSRNYPMSLTDPNTILSCLPLLESRCRNATVRLTKFIRLSMKATEMLLRAINNMVNVNIIHLVRDPRAMMDSQLRKNDMGVKRFAVFQTRTKYMCSCLRKNLHLFKKLNPMYPNKFYSLRYEDLVDRPLVTFEDLLSFLGLGFGHNMERYVKNSSINYTPARAAVWREHISIEHLRIVDKYCRDLYPVLGYVPLDTLNQVRNLTVQDHIQLP